The DNA region AAACAtcatattaaattgataaaattgATCGAACTGAGCAATTCATATGGACAAATTACAAGTGTATTACAGTACGTAAAATCGCGTCTAACATTTTGGAATTGAGATTAGAGTACGACAAATCCCTTATATTGAAGAACGAAATTACATGGGCACATCCTCTTCTTATTGGGGAAAACACGGTGCTTCCCCTTATTCCCGATCATGTCATTCATCTCCCCTCGGTGGAGACCAATTGGGAGAACACGGTGCTGCCCGACGCATCCAACGGCATAATGCACCTCGTACGCCAGTTATTTTCCTCGCCGACGTTGGCAGCGGCCGTCAAATCCACCTGCCGCGTCGCCGGCACGGAGATCTGCAAATCCACTGCGCCGCTGTCCTCGTCCGGTTCCCTCTTCAGTTCCGTCACATGGAGCTGCAGCGCGTACTCCAAATTCCACAGTACGTCGGCAAACGACGGCCTGTCGTCGCCGTAGTTCGCCAAGCACTTTTCCGCCGTCTCCCCGAACTTCCTCAACGAGTTTGCGTTGATCTTCCCCACCAGTCTTTGATCGATGATCTTCTCCAGCTGGGCCCTCCTCTGCCAATGCAGCGCCCACTCCGCCAGGTTCATCTGCTCATGCGACAGGCTCCGGTCGATTACCGGGCGCGCGCACAGCACCTCCAAGAGCACCACTCCGAATGAATAGACGTCGGACTTCTCGGTCAGTTGCTGCGTCTTGAAATACTCGGGGTCGAAGTAGCCGAAGGTGCCCTTCACCCCGGTGGTCACATGGGTCTCGCCTATGGAAGGCCCCAACCTGGAGAGCCCGAAGTCGGAGACCTTGGCCAAGTAGGTTTTGTCGAGCAAGATGTTTGTCGATTTGACATCGCGGTGGATGATGGTGTGGGAGTCGCCGGTGTGGAGGTAGTGGAGGCCGCGGGCAGCCCCGATGCAGATCTCCAGCCTCTGCTTCCACGAAAGGCACGGCTTGTCGTCGGATCCGTACAGATAGTTCCGGAGCGGGCCCTTCTCCATGTACTCGTAGACCAAGATCCGCTCCGATTGCTCCTCGCAGTAACCGATGAGAGAGACGAGGTGCCGGTGGCGGATCTTGGACAGGACGAGGATCTCGGTCTGGAACTCCGGATATCCCTGCTTCGACCCTGGCATGGCTCGCTTCACTGCTACCTCGGTGCCGTCGCCGAGGATGCCCTTGTAGACCTTCCCGAATCCGCCTCTCCCCACCACGAGGCTCTCGTCGAAGTCGTTGGTGGCGGCCCTGATCTCGAGCAGCGGGATGTTGAGGTCGAGATTCACCCTGGGGGACGCAGTCTGCGCTGCAGATTCTTCAGTCGGCTTGCTCGAGTGGTCCACTGAGTTTCCCCGCGGCGTCGTTCCCCGGCGGTACGGCGACCATGTGTCCTTCGGGAGCAGCGGCCGAGACTTCGATCTCCGACGATGCCTGCGCGCCAAAAGTACCAGAAGGAAGACAACGAGGCTCAGCAGGACGGCGCTGCCGGCAGAAACGGAGGCGATGACCTCGACGGACACGCTTCTCTTGCTGTTGTCGCTGACGCGCGCATCATTGAATTTGAAGATTTCGAGTCCGTTAAGATACCCAGCATCCGGTTGCATGGATAGGTTCGGCCGGGGAATGTTAATGTTAATGTTAATCCAGCCATGGCTCAGCTTCTCCGTCCTTGTGTCCTGATAAAAGGGCACGCTAGAGGAAGTAGCGTGATCTCTTGAATTGATCTCCGTAGGCTTGTTGGCAACGTAGAGGTTGAAGATCATAGGGTCGTATTGGACCGCCTGCGAAATTAAATCGCAGAAATGTGCACGGACCAAGTAATTGTAGCCCGCATCCAGTGTGAAATTCCAGGTGACGTTGGAGTTGAAATTTGGATTGGCATTCCGCATGCCTGCTGAAATGTTCATGGCACGAGCCGTGCTGTAGACAAACTCTGGAGCCACAACGTTCGTCGCTTCTTGGTTATCGTAGTTGATATTTCCGGGATTGGTTTTTTCCACCGAAGTGATGTTCTTGCTGAAAAAATAGGGGCCGTCAGGGATCCATGTCCGCCACATGGTATCGTTGACTGGAGTAACCTTGTCACCACCGACGTTGATCCTGTAGACAGTCTCCACATTCTGATTGTTTAAATCTGCAGGGGAAGAGCTCTCGAAGAGATTGGTTGGGGGGGTGAAGACCTCGACGGCGTTGACGAAGgcgaaagaagaagatgaagcggGGACGAAGGTGAGTTCGAGGTTTGTGGAGGCGGTAGAGTCGAACCAGAGGAAGTATTCCTTGATGACGGGGTCTGCGGAGGACGCGACGGAGAAGTTGTCCAGGAGGAGGAAACGCTGGGCGGTGACTCGGAAAACGGCGTCGGAGAGGTTCCGATCGTCGGTTGAGAAGGGGGCGAAGTGGAGACGAAGGGCAAGGACGCCTGTGGAGTTGAGGGAGAAGGTGTAGGAGGTGGTGCCGGTGAAGACGCGGGCGGTAGAGTAGAGGGAGGAGAAAGGGTCGGAGGAGGAAGGGACCGAGGAGTCAGAGAGTGGGTAGGAGTGGCGGCTGGAGACGAAGTTGAAATCGCTAACAAAATCTCGCGGGGGGCTGTCGTTGGTGGGGATGTTAGATTCGCTGCCGCAGTTTAGAAAGTATCTGGGGCTGAACTGGGTGGAATCGTCTGCAAGGAGGAGGGACGccctgaggaggaggaggagggggaggaggaaAAAGATGAAGTGTTCCATTGGTGCGGTGATATCGCCGGGAAGAAGTGCGTGGAGATAAAAAGAGAGTGCTCTGCTGAATTCCTTGGACGCGTGGAAAATTCGACTGGACTGAGTGGAATCATCGGTGACAGTTTGGGTGCGTAGCGTAGAAAATGCACAACGCGGGCTCCACCCGAAGCAGACGTTTCCCATCCATTGAGTTACTTGTTTCTGACCCACAGATTTGTCGTCCGTGAGCTGTCTTCCAATTGTATATTGGCCGgcacatttttttatttaaaaaaacatagAATAGTTTTTTATTAAAAGTTTTCTGCTATAAATGATTAGCTGCTGGATCTTAATCTTAATCAGGTCGCCTGAAATATTAAATTCAACTATAGCAAATTTGATTAAAAaacattataaaatttaaaattattaagaaTAATCTAAAACTAGTACATTCTTATTTTCTGTTTAAAGTTGGAATGTGAAATATAAAAGCACTTTACAACGTTATTAAAGTTTG from Zingiber officinale cultivar Zhangliang chromosome 4B, Zo_v1.1, whole genome shotgun sequence includes:
- the LOC121974787 gene encoding probable receptor-like protein kinase At5g24010; protein product: MEHFIFFLLPLLLLLRASLLLADDSTQFSPRYFLNCGSESNIPTNDSPPRDFVSDFNFVSSRHSYPLSDSSVPSSSDPFSSLYSTARVFTGTTSYTFSLNSTGVLALRLHFAPFSTDDRNLSDAVFRVTAQRFLLLDNFSVASSADPVIKEYFLWFDSTASTNLELTFVPASSSSFAFVNAVEVFTPPTNLFESSSPADLNNQNVETVYRINVGGDKVTPVNDTMWRTWIPDGPYFFSKNITSVEKTNPGNINYDNQEATNVVAPEFVYSTARAMNISAGMRNANPNFNSNVTWNFTLDAGYNYLVRAHFCDLISQAVQYDPMIFNLYVANKPTEINSRDHATSSSVPFYQDTRTEKLSHGWINININIPRPNLSMQPDAGYLNGLEIFKFNDARVSDNSKRSVSVEVIASVSAGSAVLLSLVVFLLVLLARRHRRRSKSRPLLPKDTWSPYRRGTTPRGNSVDHSSKPTEESAAQTASPRVNLDLNIPLLEIRAATNDFDESLVVGRGGFGKVYKGILGDGTEVAVKRAMPGSKQGYPEFQTEILVLSKIRHRHLVSLIGYCEEQSERILVYEYMEKGPLRNYLYGSDDKPCLSWKQRLEICIGAARGLHYLHTGDSHTIIHRDVKSTNILLDKTYLAKVSDFGLSRLGPSIGETHVTTGVKGTFGYFDPEYFKTQQLTEKSDVYSFGVVLLEVLCARPVIDRSLSHEQMNLAEWALHWQRRAQLEKIIDQRLVGKINANSLRKFGETAEKCLANYGDDRPSFADVLWNLEYALQLHVTELKREPDEDSGAVDLQISVPATRQVDLTAAANVGEENNWRTRCIMPLDASGSTVFSQLVSTEGR